In Nostoc sp. UHCC 0926, a single genomic region encodes these proteins:
- a CDS encoding tetratricopeptide repeat protein, translating into MSQPRNRWIVQVVLALAVLAFVGVSVIPIIGAFNNMPPSSQNAASSRGTLTSADQKSKLEDEVRGYEQVLQREPENQTALKGLLQARLQLLSQKEKGEVKPADIQVVIEPLEKLAKLNPEQSEYSVLLAQAKQQIGDREGAAQAYRSVLSTKPGDLKALQGMVALLISQQRPEAAIGLLQETLSNAAQANTIQSGSVDTVAVQVLLGSVHASQKRYAQASSVYDQAIKKDPKDFRPVVAKAMLLKQQGKDADAKLLFNSAAALAPAQYKDEIKNAATASPIPNPAASPAPSLESTPK; encoded by the coding sequence GTGTCTCAACCGCGCAATCGCTGGATAGTTCAAGTCGTCTTGGCGCTGGCAGTTCTTGCTTTTGTGGGTGTTTCGGTGATTCCCATAATTGGAGCATTTAATAATATGCCACCCTCAAGCCAGAATGCAGCTAGCAGCAGAGGCACTTTGACCTCCGCTGACCAAAAATCAAAACTGGAAGACGAAGTACGGGGTTATGAACAGGTTTTGCAAAGGGAACCAGAAAATCAGACTGCGCTTAAGGGCTTATTGCAGGCACGACTACAATTACTGAGTCAAAAAGAAAAAGGTGAGGTTAAACCAGCTGATATCCAAGTCGTCATTGAACCCCTAGAAAAGCTAGCCAAGCTGAATCCCGAACAGTCAGAATATTCAGTGCTACTGGCTCAAGCCAAACAGCAAATTGGCGATCGCGAAGGAGCCGCTCAAGCTTATCGCTCGGTTTTGTCCACGAAACCAGGCGATTTGAAGGCTTTACAAGGAATGGTGGCTCTGTTGATCAGTCAGCAACGCCCAGAAGCGGCCATTGGTTTGCTGCAAGAAACCCTCTCTAACGCAGCCCAAGCAAATACAATTCAGTCTGGAAGTGTAGATACGGTAGCCGTACAAGTACTGTTAGGTTCTGTTCACGCTTCCCAGAAACGCTACGCTCAAGCTAGCTCTGTATATGACCAAGCAATTAAGAAAGATCCCAAAGATTTTCGCCCCGTTGTGGCAAAAGCGATGCTCCTAAAACAACAGGGCAAAGACGCAGATGCAAAACTTTTGTTTAATAGTGCCGCAGCTTTAGCACCTGCTCAGTACAAAGATGAAATTAAAAACGCAGCAACGGCTTCCCCTATCCCAAATCCTGCTGCATCTCCCGCACCATCATTGGAGAGTACTCCCAAGTAA
- the metK gene encoding methionine adenosyltransferase — translation MSRRYLFTSESVTEGHPDKICDQISDTILDALLTQDHSSRVAAEVVVNTGLVLITGEITTKANVNFVNLARKKIAEIGYTNADNGFSANSTSVLVALDEQSPDIAQGVNTAQETRHEDSDELFDKIGAGDQGIMFGFASNETPELMPLPISLAHRIARRLAAVRKTGELPYLRPDGKTQVTVAYEDGRPVGIDTILISTQHTATIGEITDEAAVQAKIKQDLWSAVVEPVFGDIDIKPNQETRFLVNPTGKFVVGGPQGDSGLTGRKIIVDTYGGYSRHGGGAFSGKDPTKVDRSAAYAARYVAKNIVAAGLADKVEIQLSYAIGVARPTSILVDTFGTGKVDEETLLELINQHFELRPAGIIHAFNLRNLPSERGGRFYQDVAAYGHFGRADLDLPWEQTDKAELLKQAANESLSAVVAPALT, via the coding sequence TTGTCTCGTCGATATCTATTTACCTCCGAGTCAGTCACCGAAGGTCATCCCGATAAAATCTGCGATCAGATTTCTGATACCATTCTGGATGCCTTACTGACACAAGACCACAGCAGCCGTGTCGCCGCTGAAGTAGTAGTTAATACTGGTTTGGTGCTAATCACTGGTGAAATAACCACCAAAGCCAATGTGAATTTCGTCAATCTTGCCCGCAAAAAAATTGCCGAAATTGGCTATACCAATGCTGATAATGGCTTTTCTGCTAACAGCACCAGCGTTTTGGTAGCTTTAGACGAACAATCACCTGATATAGCCCAAGGCGTTAACACCGCCCAAGAAACCCGCCACGAAGATAGTGATGAACTATTCGACAAAATTGGCGCGGGCGATCAAGGTATAATGTTCGGTTTTGCCAGCAACGAAACACCAGAACTGATGCCCTTACCCATCAGTCTCGCCCACCGCATTGCTCGCCGATTAGCAGCAGTCCGGAAAACGGGTGAACTACCATACCTGCGTCCTGACGGGAAAACCCAAGTAACTGTGGCTTACGAAGACGGGCGCCCTGTAGGCATTGATACAATTCTGATTTCCACCCAGCATACAGCCACTATTGGGGAAATTACTGATGAGGCGGCGGTACAAGCCAAGATTAAACAAGACCTCTGGTCAGCAGTGGTCGAACCTGTTTTTGGCGACATTGACATTAAGCCTAATCAGGAAACACGTTTTTTAGTTAACCCCACTGGCAAATTTGTCGTTGGTGGCCCTCAGGGAGACTCCGGTTTGACAGGACGGAAAATAATCGTTGACACCTACGGTGGTTATTCACGGCATGGTGGCGGCGCTTTTTCCGGTAAAGACCCCACCAAGGTAGACCGCTCTGCTGCCTATGCGGCTCGCTATGTGGCGAAAAATATTGTTGCCGCTGGGTTAGCAGACAAAGTTGAAATCCAGCTATCCTATGCTATCGGCGTAGCGCGACCAACAAGCATTCTGGTGGATACCTTTGGTACTGGCAAAGTAGATGAAGAAACCTTACTGGAATTAATCAACCAGCACTTTGAACTGCGTCCAGCAGGGATTATCCATGCCTTCAACCTACGCAACTTACCAAGTGAACGAGGCGGACGTTTTTATCAGGACGTCGCGGCTTACGGTCACTTTGGGCGGGCTGATTTAGACTTGCCTTGGGAACAGACCGATAAAGCCGAATTGTTGAAGCAAGCAGCAAACGAGTCACTTTCAGCAGTAGTTGCTCCGGCACTAACTTAG
- the petH gene encoding ferredoxin--NADP reductase: MYNQGAVEGAANTELGSRVFVYEVVGLRQREETDQTNYPIRKSGSVFIRVPYNRMNQEMRRITRLGGTIVSIQPITALEQVNGKASLGNANSEVSELATSGETANSEGNGKATPVNADSEAKDLAKPPAQEQLKNKDKKGNTMTQAKAKKDQGDIPVNTYRPNAPFIGKVISNEPLVKEGGIGIVQHLKFDISAGDLKYIEGQSIGIIPPGLDKNGKPEKLRLYSIASTRHGDDVDDKTVSLCVRQLEYKHPETSETVYGVCSTHLCFLEPGADVKITGPVGKEMLLPQDPDANVIMLATGTGIAPMRAYLWRQFKDAERAANSEYEFKGFSWLIFGVPTTPNLLYKEELEEIQQKYPDNFRLTGAISREQKNPQGGRMYIQDRVAEHADELWQLIKNEKTHTYICGLRGMEEGIDAALTTAAAKEGVTWSNYQKELKKAHRWHVETY; this comes from the coding sequence ATGTACAATCAAGGTGCTGTTGAGGGTGCTGCCAACACAGAATTAGGTAGCCGCGTCTTCGTATATGAAGTAGTGGGTTTGCGTCAGAGGGAAGAAACTGATCAAACTAACTACCCAATTCGTAAAAGTGGCAGTGTGTTCATCAGAGTGCCTTACAACCGCATGAATCAAGAAATGCGACGTATCACTCGTCTAGGCGGCACAATTGTTAGCATCCAGCCCATAACTGCTCTAGAGCAAGTTAATGGTAAAGCCTCACTTGGGAATGCTAACAGCGAAGTCAGCGAGTTAGCTACATCTGGGGAAACTGCTAACAGTGAAGGGAATGGTAAAGCCACACCTGTAAATGCTGATAGTGAAGCTAAAGACTTAGCTAAACCACCAGCACAAGAACAGCTCAAGAACAAGGACAAGAAAGGCAACACCATGACTCAAGCGAAAGCCAAAAAAGACCAAGGTGACATTCCTGTCAACACTTACCGTCCCAATGCTCCATTTATTGGCAAGGTAATATCTAATGAACCGCTAGTCAAAGAAGGTGGGATTGGTATTGTTCAACACCTCAAATTTGATATTTCTGCCGGGGATTTGAAGTATATAGAAGGTCAAAGTATTGGCATTATTCCACCAGGATTAGACAAGAACGGCAAGCCGGAAAAACTTAGACTATATTCCATCGCCTCAACTCGTCATGGCGATGATGTCGATGATAAGACAGTCTCACTGTGCGTCCGCCAGTTGGAGTACAAGCACCCAGAAACTAGTGAAACAGTCTACGGTGTTTGCTCTACACACCTGTGTTTCCTGGAACCAGGAGCAGATGTAAAAATTACAGGGCCTGTGGGTAAGGAAATGTTGTTACCCCAAGACCCCGATGCTAATGTAATCATGTTGGCAACTGGAACAGGTATTGCCCCCATGCGGGCTTATCTGTGGCGTCAGTTTAAAGATGCCGAAAGAGCAGCTAACTCAGAATACGAATTTAAAGGATTCTCTTGGCTAATATTTGGTGTGCCGACAACTCCAAACCTCTTATATAAGGAAGAACTGGAAGAAATTCAACAAAAATATCCTGATAACTTCCGCCTCACTGGTGCCATCAGCCGTGAACAGAAAAATCCTCAAGGCGGTAGAATGTACATCCAAGACCGCGTAGCGGAACATGCTGATGAATTGTGGCAGTTGATTAAAAATGAAAAAACTCACACCTACATCTGCGGTTTGCGGGGTATGGAAGAAGGTATTGATGCAGCCTTAACTACTGCTGCTGCTAAGGAAGGTGTAACCTGGAGTAATTACCAAAAGGAACTCAAGAAAGCTCATCGCTGGCACGTAGAAACCTACTAA
- a CDS encoding homocysteine biosynthesis protein has product MRTIAEINEKISRQRAVVLTTEELKARVVEIGVTKAAKEVDVITTGTFEPMESSGAIINLGHTDPPIKIRRCWLDGVPAYSGFGAVDLYLGASCAVETMDGEEVRERGGGHVIEDLIAGKPIHVKAQGQVTDCYPRATFETTVTRDTINQFYLFNPRNLYQNFIVGVNGGDRPLFTYLGPLQPRLGNAVYSNPGAISPLFNDPDLQLVGIGTRIFLGGGVGYVAWEGTQHFPLQKRLANRTPIGPSATLALIGDAKQMDAHWVRGCYFKSYGPSLMLGVGVPLPVLNEQVVEHCAVQNKDLVAPIVDFSIPRRVRPTFGLVSYAQLKSGSITIEGKAVRVAPLASLFFSRQVALELKKWIEAGTFTLTEPVSPIPMERSFLPQDRRTDF; this is encoded by the coding sequence ATGCGAACAATTGCCGAAATTAATGAGAAAATCAGCCGCCAACGTGCGGTAGTGTTGACAACTGAAGAATTAAAAGCACGAGTTGTAGAAATTGGTGTTACTAAAGCTGCTAAAGAAGTTGATGTAATTACCACTGGCACGTTTGAGCCGATGGAATCAAGTGGTGCAATTATCAATCTCGGACACACAGACCCGCCGATAAAAATTCGCCGTTGCTGGTTAGATGGCGTGCCAGCATACTCTGGTTTTGGGGCAGTAGATTTATATTTGGGTGCGAGTTGTGCTGTGGAAACGATGGATGGGGAAGAAGTCCGAGAACGCGGTGGCGGTCATGTAATCGAAGATTTGATCGCTGGTAAACCCATACACGTCAAAGCGCAGGGACAAGTAACAGATTGTTACCCTAGAGCAACTTTTGAAACTACAGTTACTAGAGACACGATTAATCAGTTTTATTTATTCAATCCGCGCAATCTTTATCAAAATTTTATTGTTGGGGTAAATGGTGGCGATCGCCCTCTCTTCACCTATCTCGGCCCTTTACAACCGCGTCTGGGGAATGCCGTTTACTCCAACCCCGGTGCTATTTCCCCCTTATTCAACGACCCCGATTTGCAACTCGTTGGTATAGGTACAAGAATTTTTTTAGGCGGCGGTGTTGGCTATGTCGCTTGGGAAGGCACTCAGCACTTCCCCTTACAAAAGCGTTTAGCTAATCGGACACCGATTGGACCTTCTGCCACTTTAGCTTTAATTGGTGATGCCAAGCAAATGGATGCTCATTGGGTGCGAGGTTGTTATTTCAAAAGTTATGGCCCTTCTTTGATGTTAGGCGTTGGTGTACCACTGCCTGTATTAAATGAACAAGTAGTTGAACACTGTGCCGTGCAAAATAAAGACTTAGTAGCCCCAATAGTGGACTTTTCGATTCCCCGGCGCGTCCGTCCCACCTTTGGTTTGGTGAGTTACGCTCAACTCAAGTCTGGGAGTATCACCATTGAGGGCAAAGCAGTACGCGTTGCCCCTTTAGCGAGTTTGTTTTTTTCTAGGCAAGTCGCCCTAGAGCTGAAAAAGTGGATCGAAGCAGGTACGTTTACCCTTACAGAACCAGTTTCCCCAATTCCGATGGAGCGATCTTTTCTACCCCAAGACCGTCGAACGGATTTTTGA
- a CDS encoding TMEM165/GDT1 family protein: MLTAFTAALLLITVSELGDKTFFIAVILAMHHSRRLVFTGVTAALAAMTILSVLFGQAVSLLPKNYIHYAEIALFIAFGIKLLYDASKMSAAACDTEVVQEAEAAVKKADLQLPKQKTSLGIVIEAFVLTFMAEWGDRTQIATIALAAGNNPIGVTIGAIFGHAICAAIAVIGGKMIAGRISERQLTLIGGCLFLVFGVVAAIEGA; the protein is encoded by the coding sequence GTGTTAACAGCTTTTACCGCAGCTTTATTATTAATTACAGTTTCAGAATTAGGCGATAAAACATTTTTTATTGCTGTGATTTTGGCAATGCACCACTCGCGGCGACTAGTATTTACAGGTGTGACAGCCGCTTTAGCCGCGATGACAATCCTTTCGGTGCTATTTGGACAAGCGGTATCTTTGTTGCCAAAAAATTATATTCATTACGCCGAAATAGCTTTGTTTATTGCCTTTGGTATCAAGCTGTTATACGACGCTAGTAAGATGTCCGCAGCAGCTTGTGATACAGAAGTTGTACAAGAGGCTGAAGCTGCGGTGAAAAAAGCAGATTTGCAGTTACCAAAGCAAAAGACTTCCTTGGGAATTGTAATAGAAGCCTTTGTATTGACATTTATGGCAGAGTGGGGCGATCGCACCCAAATTGCCACCATTGCCCTAGCAGCCGGAAATAATCCAATTGGAGTGACAATAGGTGCAATTTTCGGACATGCCATTTGTGCTGCGATCGCAGTTATCGGCGGAAAAATGATTGCCGGACGCATTTCTGAGCGTCAACTCACCTTGATTGGCGGATGCCTGTTTTTGGTCTTTGGTGTTGTTGCTGCCATTGAAGGAGCGTGA
- a CDS encoding phosphoribulokinase: MTSKPERVVLIGVAGDSGCGKSTFLRRLIDLFGEDLMTVICLDDYHSLDRKQRKETGITALDPRANNFDLMYEQIKALKNGQGIDKPIYNHETGLLDPPERIEPNRIIVVEGLHPLYDERVRSLIDFSVYFDISDEVKIAWKIQRDMAERGHRYEDVLAQINSRKPDFDKFIEPQREFADVVLQVLPTNLIKNDTERRVLRVRMLQREGKEGFDPTYLFDEGSTINWTPCGRKLTCSYPGMQLYYGSDVYYGRYVSVLEVDGQFDNLEEVIYIETHLSNTSTKYQGELTHLLLQHREYPGSNNGTGFFQVLTGLKMRAAYERLTATEAKLAVQV, encoded by the coding sequence ATGACAAGTAAGCCGGAACGCGTGGTACTGATTGGAGTAGCCGGAGACTCTGGGTGTGGGAAATCTACGTTTTTGCGTCGTTTGATAGATTTGTTTGGTGAAGATTTAATGACAGTCATCTGCTTGGATGACTATCACTCCCTGGATCGCAAACAGCGTAAAGAAACGGGGATAACTGCATTAGACCCCAGGGCGAACAATTTTGACCTGATGTATGAGCAAATTAAAGCGCTCAAAAATGGTCAAGGGATTGATAAGCCGATTTACAACCATGAAACCGGCTTGCTTGATCCGCCAGAGCGGATCGAGCCGAATCGCATTATAGTTGTTGAAGGACTACATCCTTTATATGATGAGCGGGTGCGATCGCTAATCGACTTCAGTGTTTATTTTGACATTAGCGATGAAGTCAAAATTGCCTGGAAAATTCAGCGAGATATGGCTGAACGTGGTCATCGCTACGAAGATGTGTTAGCGCAAATCAATTCTCGCAAACCTGACTTTGATAAGTTTATCGAACCACAAAGAGAATTTGCCGATGTAGTTCTTCAGGTATTACCCACGAACTTGATCAAAAACGACACCGAGCGCAGAGTCTTAAGGGTACGTATGCTCCAGCGGGAAGGTAAGGAAGGCTTTGATCCAACCTACTTGTTTGATGAAGGGTCAACAATTAATTGGACTCCCTGTGGACGCAAGCTAACCTGTTCCTACCCTGGTATGCAACTGTACTACGGTTCAGATGTTTACTACGGCCGCTATGTCTCAGTACTAGAAGTGGATGGTCAATTTGATAACTTGGAAGAAGTAATTTATATCGAAACCCATCTCAGCAATACATCCACAAAATATCAGGGTGAATTGACTCATTTGTTACTCCAGCATCGTGAGTATCCAGGTTCCAATAATGGTACTGGTTTCTTCCAAGTACTTACAGGTTTGAAAATGCGTGCTGCCTATGAGCGGTTGACAGCTACGGAAGCAAAGTTAGCGGTTCAGGTTTAA
- a CDS encoding protochlorophyllide reductase has protein sequence MVQDKKSTVVITGASSGVGLYAAKALAQRGWYVVMACRDIAKAQLAAQSVGIPHQGSYTIMHIDLGSMDSVRQFVNNFRASGNSLDALVCNAAIYMPLLKEPLRSPEGFELSVATNHLGHFLLCNLMLEDLKKSSSSEPRLVILGTVTHNPDELGGKIPPRPDLGDLQGFAEGFKEPISMIDGKKFEPVKAYKDSKVCNVLTMRELHQRYHESTGIVFNSLYPGCVAETPLFRNHYPLFQKIFPLFQKYITGGYVSQELAGERVAAVVADPEYNQSGAYWSWGNRQKEDGKSFVQKVSPQARDDEKGDRMWQLSAKLVGLA, from the coding sequence ATGGTACAGGATAAGAAGTCAACGGTTGTAATCACAGGTGCCTCTTCAGGGGTCGGTTTGTACGCTGCCAAGGCTCTTGCTCAAAGGGGATGGTACGTAGTGATGGCCTGTAGGGATATAGCGAAAGCTCAACTTGCAGCCCAATCTGTGGGAATCCCCCACCAGGGCAGCTACACTATCATGCATATCGACCTTGGCTCAATGGATAGCGTTCGACAATTTGTGAACAACTTCCGAGCAAGCGGTAACTCCCTAGACGCTTTAGTGTGCAACGCCGCAATTTATATGCCTTTGTTAAAGGAGCCACTCCGAAGCCCAGAAGGATTTGAGTTAAGTGTTGCGACAAATCACCTCGGACATTTCCTTTTGTGCAACCTAATGCTAGAGGATCTGAAGAAGTCATCATCTTCAGAGCCAAGGCTGGTAATTTTAGGAACTGTCACCCACAATCCTGACGAACTGGGTGGGAAAATTCCGCCGCGTCCAGACTTGGGCGATTTGCAAGGCTTTGCAGAAGGATTTAAAGAGCCAATCTCGATGATTGACGGCAAGAAATTTGAACCAGTCAAAGCTTACAAGGACAGCAAGGTTTGCAACGTGCTGACTATGCGGGAACTGCATCAGCGCTATCACGAGTCAACTGGTATCGTCTTCAATTCTCTCTATCCGGGATGTGTTGCAGAAACGCCGCTATTCCGAAACCACTATCCCCTGTTTCAGAAAATCTTCCCATTATTCCAGAAGTACATCACTGGGGGATATGTGTCTCAGGAGTTGGCGGGAGAACGGGTTGCGGCGGTGGTTGCTGATCCTGAGTACAATCAATCTGGTGCTTATTGGAGTTGGGGAAATCGCCAGAAGGAAGATGGCAAGTCCTTTGTTCAAAAGGTTTCTCCTCAAGCGCGTGATGATGAAAAAGGCGATCGCATGTGGCAACTAAGCGCCAAGTTGGTTGGACTTGCATGA
- a CDS encoding helix-turn-helix domain-containing protein: MPKIFKAKIYPTNEQKNCISQIIGCKLPNIDQTWGKIPC; this comes from the coding sequence ATGCCTAAGATATTCAAAGCAAAAATCTATCCAACGAATGAGCAAAAAAATTGCATTAGTCAAATTATTGGCTGTAAACTACCTAACATTGACCAGACTTGGGGCAAAATCCCTTGTTAA